GCCTCGATAGCGACACACTAGCCTCATTCGGGACGTATAGCATTCCGACTCAGCTGTGGGATTCTATGAGCCGCTACGCTTGTTGGCTAGAACCGGCAATAGTTCATGAGTGGGTTCAGCTAATGCAGCGCTACGACGCAAATTATGATATTGGCAAACTACATCAAGCCTTACAGTGGCAGGAAAGCCGACGTGATACACAACAGGTACGTTTGCTAATGAATCAACGCCTGAAAGATCCTACACCGTTACCCTGCGTTTGGTCCCAGAATGATTTACACCATTGGGCCTATGCAGTAGATCACTGCTTCCCTTGGTCGCGTTGGAACAATAACGATCTGTGGAATCTATTACCAACCACCGAAAAAGTTAATCAAGCAAAGTCCGATCGCTTACCTTCAGCTAGCGTTATGCAGAATGCCAGACAAGATATTTTACAATGGTGGCGCTACCTGGATGATGACAGGTCTATACGGCAGCAATTTCGTGACGAGGCTGCCGTTGCGCTTCCTCTTGCCAACTCAAAGGCTTCACTCGATATGTTGTTTGATAGCGTCTTACTTCAACGCCAACGATTGAAGGCCAACCAGCAATTAGCGGAGTGGATGGGTATTGCCCAATAACGACGTGCCCAACATGGTGCCCTGAAAAAGCCGATAGTCATTGAAGAGGAGTAAGCCAAAGCGTAAGAATTGGGCAAAGGGGGCACGAGATGGGCACCATTTGGGCACACGCAAAAAATAAGGGCCTACGTATTAACGTAAGCCCTTGAAATTATGGCGCGCCCGGCAGGATTTGAACCTGCGACCCTCGGCTTCGGAGGACTAAACTCTTTAACTTTCACATATCCCAATAGACAATAAAAACCCCATAAAACAAGGCATCTATCATTTTTTATTGTTAGCGCTTGTCTATTTACGTCTGTGGTTATAGACTCAAATTGCAGTTACCAGAGTGGTACTGAACAGGAGTCAGCCATGATAACCACAGATCGCCAGCTTCAGGCACTAAAGCCCAAAGGCACCGTTTATTGGGAAAGCGTGAAGTCACCTCATGGTGGCGGCTTGGCTATTCGTGTGCAGCCCACTGGATCAAAGGCGTGGTATTACCGCTACCGCTTCAATGGTAAGCAAGACACCTACAGCCTTGGCCGATACCCAAGCGTGGGCTTGCTGGAAGCGAGGGAAAGCCACGGTGAAGCCGTAGCGCTACACGCTCAAGGCATTAACCCAAAGCACGCACAGCGCGATGAAAAGGCACGCAATGAGTCAGCCTGGACAATGGCCGAGCTGTTCGAGCGTTGGCTTCATAGTTATGCAAAGACGCCCACGGTACGTACTAGACGTACACCTTCACCGCTTGTTGTAGAGCAAGCGCGCTGGCGTTGGGGCCACTACCTAAAGGGGCGTGTAGGTTCATTGCTGGTCAAGCGAATTGATGCCCGCACGGTAAAAAGCACGGTTAAAGAAATAGCCGAACGCCAGAGCCGCAACCAAGCAAGCAAGTGCTTAACCATGCTGCGTGCAATGCTGACTCATGCGGAAGGGCATGGTCAGATCGACGCCAACCCCGCTCAAGGCATCCAGCCAAGCCAACTAGGCGCAACTAAGTCAGCGCCGCGTGACCGTGTGCTAAGCCTTTCAGAGATCAAGCGCTTATGGGATGCGATAGAAAGCGCTCGCCTGGACACTAGCGCCGCCGCTGCACTCAAGCTGCTAATACTGACCGGGCAACGCCGGGGGGAGCTACTGCAAGCCAAGTGGGATCATATCGACCTAGATGGTGCCTGCTGGACACTGCCAGCCATAACCACCAAGTCACGCCGGGAGCATACCGTTTACCTTTCAAGCGCCGCTATTGACTTGTTAAGGGAGCAGCAAGCCGTAACGGGCAACCTGGAATACGTGTTTGAAAGCCAGCGTGCCAGCGGCCAACCGATTGGTGACGCCAGCCTAACCACTGCCATTGCGCGCTTACAGGGGCGCAAGCTGG
This Vreelandella neptunia DNA region includes the following protein-coding sequences:
- a CDS encoding tyrosine-type recombinase/integrase, whose translation is MITTDRQLQALKPKGTVYWESVKSPHGGGLAIRVQPTGSKAWYYRYRFNGKQDTYSLGRYPSVGLLEARESHGEAVALHAQGINPKHAQRDEKARNESAWTMAELFERWLHSYAKTPTVRTRRTPSPLVVEQARWRWGHYLKGRVGSLLVKRIDARTVKSTVKEIAERQSRNQASKCLTMLRAMLTHAEGHGQIDANPAQGIQPSQLGATKSAPRDRVLSLSEIKRLWDAIESARLDTSAAAALKLLILTGQRRGELLQAKWDHIDLDGACWTLPAITTKSRREHTVYLSSAAIDLLREQQAVTGNLEYVFESQRASGQPIGDASLTTAIARLQGRKLAKQDMKAPLADMPRFSVHDLRRSMATGLLKHFGTAPHVVEQMLNHSPTDRLIETYQRHDYAKEQRLAWQAWGQLITDAEAAEQTNVVLLKKKKSS